A part of Rhopalosiphum maidis isolate BTI-1 chromosome 3, ASM367621v3, whole genome shotgun sequence genomic DNA contains:
- the LOC113559621 gene encoding uncharacterized protein LOC113559621 isoform X4, with the protein MLLFQSSDNQLLTSERYMVFIQSFYYAASTYYFSKKCELARDVISSGLNHYKNNYLLYFDENEEYKKHATVWHILFLKLEIDIMKCLNKENINIVNKINDLLKAEEEFNKSGYGSFPSSAVLLFRRYFLDYSIDEDEKNKFKKWLTNDQLWLSIDDDPLYKRYISMYKFLVFYHKSQNHYEKVSYLFEAIKRPVLSTEDRLLNYEAIKLISEDIVRFCIDSTELTEHFEKCRLFDEYKKKNINLTLKIIPKLHILHKLQNTLKEKFIEDLHTKLMKDNYTINQDVLHLIKNAAIEIDTKSNNYQTNIENVKLAIRLLNSYVEDKKITISDTKKCKQKNLKIINEMANEKPKETIEENLEETDEKKPEKKESIEINYDEESTTKCLTTQIINNLFIAYKWLIELNGVLSNNSESDVYQNDLLNAMTEADNLIRSYPDNNFKIDEHFIYLKAKKQINIKIPRNNWEASNRPGDWKISTNILKKIQVKLTYDNEFISDNLTSLGSYNNLIFPYINKIELYTLIFRFYWKYYPNDYDKMYEYIKMAINEIVITPEDRLKNLEAHELFTVFLMERNAAAITKANTTNNKIVCSDFLKSPDQR; encoded by the exons GTTTGAAtcattataagaataattatttattatattttgatgaaaatgaAGAATACAAAAAGCATGCAACAGTATGGCATAtactatttctaaaattagaaATAGATATAATGAAATGTCTAAATAAggagaatataaatatagtaaataaaattaatgatttattaaaagcaGAAGaggaatttaataaatctggTTACGGATCGTTCCCCAGTTCAGCAGTATTATTGTTTCGAAGATATTTTTTGGACTAT AGCATTGATGAAGATgaaaagaataaatttaaaaaatggttaaCGAATGATCAATTATGGTTGTCCATAGACGACGATCCTTTGTATAAACGTTATATTTCTATGTACAAGTTCttagtattttatcataaaagcCAAAATCACTATGAAAAAGTAAGCTATTTATTTGAAGCGATTAAACGGCCAGTCTTATCCACAGAA GATAGATTATTAAACTATGAAGCAATTAAATTGATATCGGAAGATATTGTTAGATTTTGCATCGATTCAACTGAATTGAcagaacattttgaaaaatgtagaCTATTcgatgaatacaaaaaaaaaaatataa ATTtgacgttaaaaataattcccaAATTACATATTctacataaattacaaaatacgctaaaagaaaaatttatagAAGACCTTCATACA aaattaatgaaggataattatacaattaaccaggacgtattacatttaattaagaaTGCAGCTATAGAGATCGACAcaaaatcaaacaattatcaaacaaatattgaaaatgttaagcTTG caatccggttacttaatagttacgtcgaagataaaaaaataaccattagTGATACAAAAaagtgtaaacaaaaaaatttgaaaataattaatgaaatggCTAATGAAAAACCTAAAGAAACTATTGAGGAAAATCTTGAAGAAACTGATGAGAAAAAACCTGAAAAAAAAGAATccatagaaattaattatgatgagGAATCtacaacaaaatgtttaacgactcaaataatcaataaccTTTTTATTGCCTATAAATGGTTAATAGAACTGAATGGAGTTCTTAGTAATAATTCAGAATCTGATGTAtatcaaaatgatttattaaatgctATGACTGAGgcagataatttaattagatcTTATCCGgataacaattttaagatagatgaacattttatttatcttaaagcTAAAAAACAGATCAAC attaAAATTCCCCGTAACAATTGGGAAGCCTCTAATAGGCCTGGtgattggaaaatatcaaccaacattttaaaaaaaattcaagtcaAGCTTACTTacgataatgaatttatatctGATAATCTAACGAGTTTAGGATCATATAATAACCTAATCTTTCCGTACATCAATAAGATAGAATTGTATacgttaatttttagattttattggaAATACTACCCAAatgattatgataaaatgtacgaatatataaaaatggctATTAATGAAATAGTCATTACACCTGag gaCCGCTTGAAAAATTTAGAAGCGCATGAACTATTTACTGTGTTTTTGATGGAGCGTAATGCAGCTGCAATTACAAAG gcgaatacaacaaataataaaatcgtatgTAGCGATTTTCTGAAGAGTCCTGACCAGCgttaa
- the LOC113559622 gene encoding uncharacterized protein LOC113559622 encodes MESMRKRMKMELVSSDQRLLLINRTTFKHCTTYNENLNSVSLENKIIDFCKPIYIGFAVLDISKTLMYDYHYNVMQKHYGDKIELIYTDTDSLVYYIQTDDFYNGLVNNSNLLDRMDTANLPRDHPCYIAERKKIPGLFSDETDGRIMKEFIALREKFYAYILEDKEKIKAKGIHDHVVKNHMTFKDHKLCLFGDTSLEVKTVNVSIRSFKHKL; translated from the exons ATGGAGTCTATGAGGAAACGTATGAAAATGGAACTGGTGTCCAGTGATCAACGCTTACTACTGATAAACCGAACAACATTCAAACATTGTACAACATACAATGAAAATCTGAATTCAGTctcattagaaaataaaatcattgatttttgtaaaccgatatatat aggtTTCGCAGTTCTAGATATAAGTAAAACACTGATGTACGACTATCACTATAACGTAATGCAGAAACATTATGGTGACAAAATCGAGCTCATATATACAGAtacag attctttagtatattatatccagACTGACGACTTTTACAATGGCCTGGTGAATAATTCTAACTTGCTTGATCGAATGGACACTGCAAATCTACCCAGGGACCACCCGTGTTACATTGCTGAGAGAAAGAAGATTCCCGGACTATTTTCTGATGAAACCGATGGACGTATTATGAAGGAGTTTATAGCACTTCGAGAAAAATTCTATGCTTACATTTTAGAAGACAAGGAGAAAATTAAGGCAAAAGGAATCCATGATCATGTTGTTAAAAATCATATGACTTTCAAAGATCACAAGCTGTGTTTGTTTGGTGATACTAGTTTGGAGGTGAAGACTGTGAATGTCTCTATTCGCTCTTTCAAGCACAAATTATAA